A region from the Lolium perenne isolate Kyuss_39 chromosome 4, Kyuss_2.0, whole genome shotgun sequence genome encodes:
- the LOC127346840 gene encoding acidic endochitinase-like, whose protein sequence is MANTASLLQLLVVVAVATAAIPRSEAGGISIYWGQNSGEGTLAETCATGNYKFVNIAFLPVFGNGQTPVLNLAGHCDPTNGGCASQSSDIKACQSSGVKVMLSIGGGAGDYYLNSSQDAKNVATYLWNNFLGGKSSSRPLGDAVLDGIDFDIEGGTPLHWDDLARYLKGYSNSGRRVYLTAAPQCPFPDAWVGGALNTGLFDYVWVQFYNNAPCQYSSGSTSSLEDSWKQWLTVPAKQIFLGLPASPQAAGSGFIPADDLKSDVLPLIKTSGKYGGIMLWSKYYDDQDNYSSSVKSDV, encoded by the coding sequence GGTCGGAAGCCGGCGGCATTTCTATCTACTGGGGCCAGAATAGCGGCGAGGGCACACTCGCGGAGACCTGCGCCACTGGCAACTATAAGTTTGTCAACATCGCCTTCCTTCCCGTATTTGGCAATGGCCAGACGCCAGTACTTAATCTGGCAGGCCATTGCGATCCGACCAACGGCGGTTGCGCCAGCCAGAGCTCCGACATCAAGGCATGCCAGAGCAGTGGCGTCAAGGTCATGCTCTCAATCGGTGGCGGAGCAGGCGACTACTACCTCAACTCATCCCAGGATGCCAAGAATGTTGCGACATACCTGTGGAACAACTTCTTGGGAGGCAAGTCATCATCACGACCTCTCGGTGATGCAGTCCTCGACGGAATCGACTTTGACATTGAAGGTGGCACGCCTCTGCATTGGGATGATCTTGCGAGGTATCTGAAAGGGTATAGCAACTCCGGAAGGAGAGTGTACCTAACTGCCGCACCACAATGCCCTTTCCCTGATGCCTGGGTAGGCGGCGCCCTCAACACCGGCCTCTTTGACTATGTGTGGGTGCAATTCTACAACAACGCTCCCTGCCAATATAGTTCAGGCAGCACTTCAAGTCTTGAGGATTCGTGGAAGCAGTGGTTGACAGTTCCAGCAAAGCAAATCTTCCTTGGTCTCCCGGCCTCGCCCCAGGCGGCTGGGAGCGGGTTCATCCCAGCTGATGATCTGAAGTCAGATGTTCTCCCATTGATCAAGACTTCGGGGAAGTACGGAGGCATCATGTTGTGGTCGAAGTACTATGATGATCAAGACAACTACAGCTCTTCGGTGAAGAGTGATGTTTGA